The sequence below is a genomic window from Kitasatospora kifunensis.
ACGCCGCCCGTTCGCCGTTCTTCGGCAAGCTCTGGGAGTCCAGCGGGGCCGCCAAGCGCCCGCTGGAGTCGGCCGCCGACCTGGCCCGACTTCCTTTCGTGCACGCCAACTTCTTCAAGGCGCACGAGATCGTCTCGATACCCGAGGAGGACGTCAAGATCCACCTGACCTCCTCGGGCACCACCGGGCAGAAGTCGCAGATGTTCTTCGACGACTGGACGCTGCGCAACGGCCAGCGGATCGTGGCCCGGATCTTCGACTCCTACGGCTGGCTGGGCGAGGACGAGCCGGTCAACTACCTGCTCTCCAACTACCAGCCGCGCCCGGGGTTGAACCTGGGCACCTCGTTCACCGACGAGTACCTGTGCCACTTCGCGCCGGTCCGCTCGGCCGAGTACGCGCTCAAGCACACCGGCAGTGGCCACGAGTTCGACCCGTTCGGCTGCGTGCGAGCGCTGCTGCGGTTCGCCGAGGAGGGCGCGCCGGTGCGCATCCTCGGATTCCCCGCCTTCCTCTCCTTCACCCTCGACCGGATGCGCGAACTCGGCCTGCCACCGGTCACCTTGGACCCGCGCTCGCTGGTGGTCTTCGGCGGCGGCTGGAAGGCCAACGCGGACAAGCAGGTCACCAAGCCGGAGCTGTACCGGCGCATCCACGAGCAGTTGGGCATCCCGGACGAGCGGATCAGGGACGGCTTCGGCGCGGTGGAGCACTCGGTGCTCTACATGGAGTGCGCCAACCACCGGCTGCACGTGCCGACTTGGTCACGGATGCTGGTGCGCGACGTGCGCACCCTGCAGCCGCTGGGCTACGGCGAGCGCGGCTACGCCCAGTTCATCTCGCCCTACATCACCTCGGTGCCCGCCCAGTCCGTGCTGATGGGCGACCTGGTCTCGCAGCACGCCCCCGAGGAGTGCGGCTGCGGGCTGCCCACGCCCTGGTTCGCCGTGCACGGGCGGGCCGCGCTCAGCCGGAACCGCAGCTGCGCCATCGCCGCCGCCGAACTGCTCAAGGGGAAGACCTCGTGACCACCGCACCGCACGTTCTGCCAGAGGGCCTGTCCGAAGGCTCGGACGACCTGCCGCACTACTGGCAGGGCGAGTTCCTCGACGACGCCGAGGCCGAGCACCGCCTGGACGAACTGGAGGCCCACGTCCGCTCGGTGCTCGCCGAGCCCCCGCTCAGCCCGCTGACCGTGCTGGCCGCCTGCGACCTGCTGTCCACCGCGCTGCGTGACCCGGACAGCGCCCAGAGCAAGCTGCTGGCCGAGGAGTTGGCCAGTGCCCAGGTCGCCGAGGCCGAGGCGGTCCGCACCCTGCGCGATGTCGCCCAGGCGCTGGACCGGGAGGCGCTGGAGACCAAGCTGATGCGCGAGCTCGGCGGCATCGACCCGGGGCGACTGGCCCGCTTCGACTTCCGCCGGGAGATCTTCGAGAGCTGGCTGCCGGTCGGTCTCCTCGTGCACGTCACGCCGGGCAACGCGCCCGCCGCCGGCGCGCTCAGTGTGATCGAGGGGTTGCTCGCCGGGAACGTCAACGCGGCCAAGACCAGCGGCGATTCACGCTTCACCCAGCAGCTGCTGGCCCAGCTCGCGGCGCTCGACCCGAGCGGCGCGATCGCCCGCCGGGTGATCGTGCTGGCCTTCCCCTCCAGCCGCACCCACTGGCTGGCCCGGCTCTGCGCGGGTGCCGACGCGGTGGCCGCCTGGGGTGGCGAGGAGGCGCTGGCCGGGGTGGCCCAGCTGGTGCCGGCCGGCTGCCGCCTGGTCGACTGGGGCCCCAAACTCTCCTTCGCCTATCTGACGAAGGACAGTTGGGACGA
It includes:
- a CDS encoding LuxE/PaaK family acyltransferase, which gives rise to MSTVSQSAQVSLAARYLDPVQVPDPAALGHVQQLFDLAEPYLVGPELDELFAQAMNESNAWHAARSPFFGKLWESSGAAKRPLESAADLARLPFVHANFFKAHEIVSIPEEDVKIHLTSSGTTGQKSQMFFDDWTLRNGQRIVARIFDSYGWLGEDEPVNYLLSNYQPRPGLNLGTSFTDEYLCHFAPVRSAEYALKHTGSGHEFDPFGCVRALLRFAEEGAPVRILGFPAFLSFTLDRMRELGLPPVTLDPRSLVVFGGGWKANADKQVTKPELYRRIHEQLGIPDERIRDGFGAVEHSVLYMECANHRLHVPTWSRMLVRDVRTLQPLGYGERGYAQFISPYITSVPAQSVLMGDLVSQHAPEECGCGLPTPWFAVHGRAALSRNRSCAIAAAELLKGKTS